In Opitutaceae bacterium, the sequence TGTAATAAACAGGGACGACGATCGAGAGCAGGGAGGGCGCCTCAGTCATGGGGAAACGCTAGCTTGGAGAACGCTGACAACGTGGTCCACCTCGGATTCAGTCAGCTCCGGGAAGCAGGGAAGGGTGAGGATTCGGCTGCAGGCGTATTCAGTCCGAGGGAGAGGCGATTGCGTGCCGAGAGCAGCGATCACGGCGGGCTGTCGGTAATCTGGGACCGGAAAATGGATATCGGTGGCAACTCCCTCCGCGCCCAGGCGCTCACGCAACGCATCGCGTTCGTTCACCTGAATGACGAATAGGTGGCCCACGTAGTCGTCTCCTCCCGTTCGCGGGGTACCGACGGGGCGGCCTGCGAGAGCCCGGCAGTATCGTTCGGCAATGGCGCGTCTCCTCGCATTCCAACGGTGCACATGGGGAAGGCGAACTCGCAGGATGGCCGCCTGCAGCTCATCCAGGCGGGAATTGCGTCCGCCCGGCACGGTGGCGTGGTAACGTCTCTCCCAACCATATTGCCGTAGGTGTTTCAGGCGCAGGGCAAGACCTGGATCCCCAGTGCAACAGGCGCCACCATCGCCGAGTGCCCCCAGGTTCTTGGTGGGATAAAAACTGAAGCAGCCGATGGCGCCGAAAGTTCCGGTGCTTCTCCCGCCAACCCGAGCTCCGTGGCTCTCGGCGCAGTCCTCGATCAGTGCGAGACCGCGCGACCGGCACCATTGGGCGACTGCGCGCACGTCGGCAGCCGAACCATGCAGGTGAGTGAGAACAACCGCTTTGGCTTGCCGGGTGGCGGCCGCTTCGAGATCTGCGGGCGAGGGCGAAAGCGTTGCAAGATCGACATCAACGTACACAGGCCGCGCCCCGACAGCCAGCGTCGCAACGGTGCCGTACATCCCGGCATTTGCAGCCTGAAGCACCGCGTCGCCTGGGCCAACGCCCACGGCGCGAAGGGCGAGCTCGAGGGCGTCCGTGCCATTGGCGACCGAGACGACGTGCTCGCTGCCGAGCCAGGCTGCAAACTCCTGCTCGAATTGGGTCACTTCCTGTCCGAGGACAAACCAGCCGGATTGGATCACCCGCCTGCAGGCCAAGGTCAGCTCTCCCTCGAGTTCGCGCGCGCTGCGCGAGAGATCCTGAAGGGGAACTTTCATGGTCACTCGCTCCACTTTTGTCCGCGGTCCTCGGGCACGATCCTGCGAAGCGTGTACACGTCGGAAGCGGCGAGCGCGGCTCCGTGTTCGTGCAGCCTCTCCCAGGGATCCCATGGCGCGGCGATGAGCCGTCCGGTGACCCCATCGCTTTGCGGTGATAGCAGATAATCGACGAGGCCAATCGCCTTTTCAAGAGACGCGCCGCCGGTCTGCTTCTGTTTGACCGCCGACTGGTATTCTGTGGCACCGACCTTGTCTGGACCCAGGGCCAACACTTCCTCGGTCAACCTGGTGCTGATGGCTCCGGGCGCAATGGCGTTCACGTCGTAAGGCATCCCTTTCCATTCCTCCGCAAGCGTCTCGACCAGGCGTACCACGCCCGTCTTGGCTACTCCGTAGGCGCTGAAGTTGGCGCGAGCTTTTGTCGCACCGCCGCCGGAAAAACACACCACTTTCCCGCGCGCGGCAGTTGGTTTGAGGAGGGGAAAGAACGCGCGGATCAGGTGATACGTACCATCCAGATTGGCGCGGACTGTCGCGGCCCACCGCTCCGGGTCCGTGTCCATGGTCGGCCCCACCTCCCCCTGCAATCCCGCGCAGGCAATCACGGCATCGACATTGCCCCAAATGGCGGCAACTTCGTCCGCAACGGCTTTCACCGCAGTCCAAGAAGCGACATCCGCCCGACTCGAGTAAAAAGCGGCTTGCGGCACCTCCGACGGCGGACCCTGGCGGCTTCGCGCAATTCCCCAGACGAGGTGTCCGGCTGAAAGCAGGTGCCGGGCAAGCGCCTGGCCTATACCAGAGCTTGTACCCGAGATGACGATCTTCATGATTAGGCTTTGACTCGAGGGACAACGACGGAGTCGAGGAAGCGCGGAGGCTCCCCGTTTTTCTCGGGTTCGTGATCCAAGATGAGGCGGGAGTCCAGGCGCGGATATGGGCGCTCGGCCTCGTCGAGAAAGAGAACCTCGAAAGAGATGAGGGTTGAGTCCCGGCCTTGCTCGCGCCGCACGGAGATCAGCTTGATTCGCGACCCCGTCTTTACCGTCCCGAGAATCTTACCGCCAGGAAAGGATTTCCCTATGTTTGCATCTACCACCTCCGCTGGCAAAACCGGAAGCTGCGCTGCACCTGCGACAAGGGGGTAGGCGGCTTCGCTCCCGTCGAGTTTGAGGATATAGCAATCCTGCTGAAACAAGAACTCCCGGTTTGGCAGGCCGCTGTAGGCCGGGAGGCCATTGACGTAGGATACCTTCACGCCCGCCCTCTGGATCCAAATGAACCCGGCTAGCAAAACCAGGGCGGTGAGAGACATAAACCACTTCATTGCCGAAGAAAAAAGGGGTGGCGGTCGGGGCGCGACTATTTTCCGCGGGTCCATGACCATCTCTTTGCGTCACCAAAACATTTCGCCCACGAACAAAAAAGGTCGAGGGATTTTGGCAATCCGACCGTTATAGTAGTGCCGCCCACGGTGGGCGCACCCTTAAACCATCCGATTCCATGAAATCTGTCCGTACCCTCCTCGCTCTCCTCGCTGCTTCCTTCCTCGCCGTTGGCTTCGCCCATGCCGGTGACAAGCACTGCGACAAGGCCGAAAAGTCCTGCTGCAACTGCGGCACCGACAAGGACGGCAAGGCTTGCGGCAAAGACAAGCCCTGCTGCTGCGCCGACAAGAAGTCCGAGGAGAAGAAGTAAACCGCTTTTCTCCATCGAAACGTGGAGATTCAGACGAGGCGCCCCTATCCGGGCGCCTTTTTCATTGGGAGGCTTGGGGCTTTCCGAGTTCCACGAGCAGAGCGGTGGTGTTGTCCTTGCCGGAATTCTCAACAGCTGCAGTAACGAGGCGACCAGCGCTGCCTATCACGGGCTGGTCTGGGTGGGCAATGTCTGCGATGGCGTGATCCCAGAGTCCGTCGACGAGCCCATCGCTGCACAGGAGGAAACGATCGCCGCCCTGGTACCCCACGGCGCCAATGTGCGGTTCAACGAACTGATGGCCGCCCCCGAGAGCCTGCTGAAGCACGTTCCTGCGGGGATGCATGCGTTGTTCACGCTCGTTCATCTTGCCCTGTCGGCGCAGCCAGCCGACGTAGCTGTGATCGTGGGTGACCTGCCGGAGGGCGCCGGAACGGGAGACATGGTAGATGCGGCTATCGCCCACGTGGGCGAAGTAGCCCCATTCGGGCGTGATCCAAAGCAGGCTGAGGGTGGCTCCCATGCCGGCGCACTCCTCATAGCTGCGCCCGAGCTGGCTCAGGTCATTATGAATGCTTGTGATGATCTCCTGCAGGATGTCGCCGAAGCCGCTGGCCATGCCCCGCGCCGCCATTCGGAACGCCGTGGGCATGTGGCGTGTGATCTTGTCGACCGCGATCTTGCTGGCAAACTCGCCGGAGCGCGCGCCGCCCATGCCATCACTGACGGCAAACACAAAGTCGCCGCTGGCCGTCGAAGCTGTCCCTTCTTTTCCAAGATAGGACACCTGTCGACCATCGAAGGTCAGGGCCAGGAAGGCATCCTCATTGTTGGAGCGGACCCGGCCGACATGGGTCAATCCTGACCATGAGACCTGGTAATCGGCGCGAGGAACGAGCGTGGACATTGCGGGAGAAGTGGGGTTTAGACATTCGTCGGCCCGGGCGGATAGGCGGGGTCGAGTATCGTCGCAAATTCGAAGTCAATGATGCAGAGCTCCCCGTCACTCGTACGGTACGTGATGTTGCGGAGAAACGCATCCTCGTGACGCACGCCATACCGCTTCTCGAGATCCGTGAAGATCTCCTTCACCCGCTCATCGCTCATGTGCTGGACGATCTTCCCGCAGTTGGTGGTCACCAGCTTGAGGTTCTCCTCATCGATCTCAATGATTCGCGGGACTGTGGTGCAACCCTTGGACTCCAGGTATTTGAGGACGCGTACCTCGTTCTCAAACCGCTCCCGCGCCTGATGCCCGCGAAACACCTTGTGCACGCGGCCGTCGTAGCCGATGCGCACCTGGGAGCGGGCGGTGTCCTTCATCTCATGCATGGAATGGGAGTGGGGGATGGACAATTTTGTTCATCGTTCCGGCTGGCAAGGACGGTTTTATGTTCAATTCTGATCAGGCGGATGCCCGGGTGAAGTCATCGGATTTTTTTGAAGTATGAAAGAAAGTTCTAGACGAGCGTGGCACGTTAGGTGCTTTTGTATGCACGCATCCGGTGCCCCCGTGGCAGGTTAGGTGATGAGCCTTGCCTCCCAGCGCCGCAAAGCTACCACAATCCACCTTCCTCCCATCTCTATGGCCAAATACAAACTGGAATACGTCTGGCTCGACGGCTACACGCCGGTGCCGAATCTCCGCAGCAAAACTCAGATCAAGGAATTTGCTGAGTTTCCGAAGCTCGAGCAGCTCCCGAACTGGGGCTTCGACGGCAGCTCGACCCGCCAGGCAGAAGGCCGCAGCTCTGACTGCGTGCTGAAGCCAGTTGCGGTGTACCCGGATGCGGCCCGCAAGAACGGTGTGCTCGTCATGTGCGAAGTCATGATGCCGGATGGCAAGACTCCGCACCCGTCGAACAGCCGTGCGACCATTCTCGATGACCCCGACACCTGGTTCGGCTTTGAGCAGGAATATTTCCTCTATCAGGACGGACGTCCCCTCGGCTTCCCGAAGGGTGGCTACCCGGCCCCGCAAGGTCCCTACTACACCGGCGTTGGCTATGCCAACGTGGGCAACGTTGCGCGCAAGATCGTCGAGGAACACCTCGAGCTGTGTCTCGCCGCCGGCATCAACCATGAAGGCATCAATGCCGAAGTGGCGTCCGGTCAGTGGGAATTCCAGATTTTCGGCAAGGGCTCGAAGAAGGCCGCCGATGACGTCTGGATGGCCCGTTACCTCCTGGTCCGCCTTTGCGAAACCTATTGCATCGACGTGGTTTTCCACTGCAAGCCGATCCGCGGCGCCTACGATGCTCCCCTCGATTGGAACGGCTCCGGCATGCACTCGAACTTCTCCACGAAGTTCATGCGCGAAGTCGGCGGCAAGGAGTACTTCGAGAAGCTCATGGCAGCGTTCTCCAAGCATTGCGCCGAGCACATCGCTGTTTACGGCCCGGACAATCACCTCCGCCTCACCGGCCTCCACGAGACCCAGTCGATCGACAAGTTCTCGTATGGTGTCGCCGACCGTGGTGCCTCGGTTCGCGTTCCGCACTCGTTCGTCAACAACGGTTATAAGGGCTACCTCGAAGACCGTCGTCCGAACTCGGCCGCCGATCCGTACCAGGTTGCCTCGCGCATCCTGAAGACGATCGCTTCGGTCGCCTAAGGGATTGCTTCTTCAGAATCGCCCTCGGCCAGTCTGGCCGGGGGCTTTTTGCGTTCTTGGAGGGGACGCAAAAGACGAATAGCGGCAATAGGCCTCTTAAGAGCGGTAGGAAAGGGGGCCAAAAATTGTTTGCAGGTAAGGGACGTGTGACTTCCCCCGGGCGTTTCCGTAGGGCAAACCCTGAAAATACACGGTTCGTGTGTAAAAAACGAGTCTTGGCTTGAGAGTGGCTGGCTGCCACGCCAGTTTGATTTTTTCCGCATTCCACGTCGGCGCCACGAGAGGCTAAGGAATAGACCCTATAATACGGAAATTGTATTTTACTAATTTTTGTGCATTCTGGCTGTTGAATTGCCCCGGCCATGTCCCAACCCGCGAGAGTTTACCGGATCCTGATTGTCGCCCCTTCCGATGTGGAAGGTGCCCGCGACATTGTCGACCGGGCAATCCTCGACTGGAATAACGAGAACTTCAAAGATCGGCGCGTGGTGTTGCTGCCGTTGGCTTGGGAACCTCACGATGAAGGCCATGGACCTACGGCCACCAGTATTCTTCGCCGCGAGGTCGCCGGTGGGTGTGACCTTTGCGTGGGCGTGTTTTGGACACGGCTCACCAGCATAGCCGGGGCAGACCAGACTGAACTCCTGACGGAGCTCGACCAGCTCAAGCGCACCGGCACCCCGGTCCTCCTTTATTTCTCGAAGCAGCGCGCCCATATCGACGAGATCGATCCCCAGGAACTCGCCCGTCTCAAGGAGTTTCGCCGGGAGCAGAACGGGGGATGCCGGATCGAGGAGTTTTCCGACCTACTGCAGTTTAGGCAGCGGTTCACCCACCAGTTGGACCAGCAGATTCGCCTCCTCTTGTCGTCGGAAAGTGAAGGCGGGGAGACAACCAACCAACGGCGCCCCGTCGACTTGTCGCTGACCTTTGCCGACCCCTCGTCCGCCGAGTCCACGGGGGAACATCTTTTGCT encodes:
- a CDS encoding DegT/DnrJ/EryC1/StrS family aminotransferase yields the protein MKVPLQDLSRSARELEGELTLACRRVIQSGWFVLGQEVTQFEQEFAAWLGSEHVVSVANGTDALELALRAVGVGPGDAVLQAANAGMYGTVATLAVGARPVYVDVDLATLSPSPADLEAAATRQAKAVVLTHLHGSAADVRAVAQWCRSRGLALIEDCAESHGARVGGRSTGTFGAIGCFSFYPTKNLGALGDGGACCTGDPGLALRLKHLRQYGWERRYHATVPGGRNSRLDELQAAILRVRLPHVHRWNARRRAIAERYCRALAGRPVGTPRTGGDDYVGHLFVIQVNERDALRERLGAEGVATDIHFPVPDYRQPAVIAALGTQSPLPRTEYACSRILTLPCFPELTESEVDHVVSVLQASVSP
- a CDS encoding SDR family oxidoreductase, whose product is MKIVISGTSSGIGQALARHLLSAGHLVWGIARSRQGPPSEVPQAAFYSSRADVASWTAVKAVADEVAAIWGNVDAVIACAGLQGEVGPTMDTDPERWAATVRANLDGTYHLIRAFFPLLKPTAARGKVVCFSGGGATKARANFSAYGVAKTGVVRLVETLAEEWKGMPYDVNAIAPGAISTRLTEEVLALGPDKVGATEYQSAVKQKQTGGASLEKAIGLVDYLLSPQSDGVTGRLIAAPWDPWERLHEHGAALAASDVYTLRRIVPEDRGQKWSE
- a CDS encoding protein phosphatase 2C domain-containing protein codes for the protein MSTLVPRADYQVSWSGLTHVGRVRSNNEDAFLALTFDGRQVSYLGKEGTASTASGDFVFAVSDGMGGARSGEFASKIAVDKITRHMPTAFRMAARGMASGFGDILQEIITSIHNDLSQLGRSYEECAGMGATLSLLWITPEWGYFAHVGDSRIYHVSRSGALRQVTHDHSYVGWLRRQGKMNEREQRMHPRRNVLQQALGGGHQFVEPHIGAVGYQGGDRFLLCSDGLVDGLWDHAIADIAHPDQPVIGSAGRLVTAAVENSGKDNTTALLVELGKPQASQ
- a CDS encoding serine/threonine protein phosphatase yields the protein MKDTARSQVRIGYDGRVHKVFRGHQARERFENEVRVLKYLESKGCTTVPRIIEIDEENLKLVTTNCGKIVQHMSDERVKEIFTDLEKRYGVRHEDAFLRNITYRTSDGELCIIDFEFATILDPAYPPGPTNV
- a CDS encoding glutamine synthetase beta-grasp domain-containing protein, which translates into the protein MAKYKLEYVWLDGYTPVPNLRSKTQIKEFAEFPKLEQLPNWGFDGSSTRQAEGRSSDCVLKPVAVYPDAARKNGVLVMCEVMMPDGKTPHPSNSRATILDDPDTWFGFEQEYFLYQDGRPLGFPKGGYPAPQGPYYTGVGYANVGNVARKIVEEHLELCLAAGINHEGINAEVASGQWEFQIFGKGSKKAADDVWMARYLLVRLCETYCIDVVFHCKPIRGAYDAPLDWNGSGMHSNFSTKFMREVGGKEYFEKLMAAFSKHCAEHIAVYGPDNHLRLTGLHETQSIDKFSYGVADRGASVRVPHSFVNNGYKGYLEDRRPNSAADPYQVASRILKTIASVA